From the Eschrichtius robustus isolate mEscRob2 chromosome 3, mEscRob2.pri, whole genome shotgun sequence genome, the window GTGTCCAAATTCTCAGTAAGACCTGAACAAGCCTCCTCCTCTCTGGGCCAGTTTTCTCTTCTATGAAGTGGAAATGCAGAGGTAAACAAGGTGATGCATACAGTTGGGCATTGTGGAATTCCCTTCGCAGGGGCACAGAGCAGGTGGCAGGTAGCTGGCTGAAGTGACCTGGTGAccatctccctctctttccctgatGACCCTGCCGGGCCTGGGCAGGGCAGTTGACTGCAATTACTGGAGGCTCCTACCCTGTGGTTATATCCCTGACCTCTGTGTTTGGGGGCGGGATGGGTGGGTCCTGCTGGAGCCAGCATGTGGCTGGGAAGCCTCCTTGTCTTGGACTCAAAGTTGCTAGGTTGGGAAGAGGTATTTTTTCCGGTTGAGGCTACTTTCGGGAATTGGGCAGGGACCAGCCCCATTTCCTTTTCCAAGTGTCCTGCTTGCTGATGCCTGCTTGGCATGGCCCTGTGGCCAGAATGGGACACCCTCAAAGGGGCATAGGTTTCTGGGTGGCCAGGGAGCCCCTGCCCATTGTCTttgagggatgggggtgggagggataccTGAGCCTCTGCCCCCTGGGCATGGCACCTGGCTGacttggatgggggagggggtggctggCTGAGCCTATTCCCAGGAATGCCTGCAGGAGAGGGGCCCGGGACATTTCCTACTCTCACCCTGACCATTCCTCTTTCTCCACAGGTCCCAGGAGGCCCCAGCCAATTGCTCTCAGCTCCTCAACTATCTGCCTACCTCCAGTGGCTTATGGGGCACTGTCCTGCCCAGTTCTGCTAAGATGCTCCtggcctctccctccaccccatccAGGGGACGGACCCCCAGCGCTGTGGAGAGGCTGGAGGCCGACAAAGCCAAGTATGTCAAGACGCACCAGGTGATAGCGCGACGCCAGGAGCCAGCTCTGCGTGGGGGTCCCGGGCCGCTCACCCCGCACCCCTGCAACGAACTGGGGCCCCCTCCATCGCCCAGGACGCCCAGACCCGCCCGCCGGGGCAGTGGCAGGCGGCTGCCAAGGCCTGATTCCCTCATCTTCTACCGCCAGAAGCGGGACTGCAAGGCTTCAGTGAACAAAGAGAACGCCAAGGGCCAGGGGCTGGTGCGTCGCCTCTTCCTGGGCGCCCCCCGAGACGTCGCTTCAAGCAGCCCAGGCTCAACGGAGCGACCCGCGGCTCCTGGGGGTTGGGCCGCGCCCCAAGATGCCCCAGAAGCAGCGGGAAAGCGGGCATTGTGCCCCACGTGCTCGCTGCCCCTGTCGGAGAAGGAGCGCTTCTTCAACTACTGCGGTCTGGAGCGCGCGCTGGTAGAGGTGCTGGGCGCCGAGCGCTTCTCTCCACAGAGCTGGGGTGCCGACGCCAGCCCCCAGCCCGGAATGTCGCCGCCGCCCGGCTCTGGGGACGCCAGCGACTGGACGTCCAGCGACGGCGGCACAGAACGCCGGGACCGTGCGGAGGGCGGTGGCTCGGAAGCGGGGGGCTCGGCGCGGGACGGGCGCCCCCAGGTGTCGGTGGTGGAGCGCAACGCGCGCGTCATCCAGTGGCTGTACGGCTGCCAGCGCGCCCGCGGCCCGCCGCGCGAGTCCGAGGTGTGACCGCCGCCGCTCGTGAGCAGGCTCTGGTGGAGTCCGGGGTCCGGGGAAGGGCAAGGGGTGAGCGCGGGGCTGGACCCAGGCACGGGCAGGGACACCCTGCCTCTAACGCGCCGGGTGCTTTTGGGCAAACCCTTCCCTTTGGATCTCGGTTTCCCCTCGTGAACCTTGGGAGGATGGGACAAAAAGATCCCGAAGGCCCTTCCCGGCGCAGGCGGCGGACGGGGAGGGGGCGACCTCGTGGCCCCTGTGGAGGCCGGGAGGCTAGTGAAGACTGGGCGAGTGAAGACTGGGGTGGGAGATCAGAGAACCTGCTGAATAAAGTCAAAAAGTTATTTAAAGGAGTCGAGAGGCTGGATTACAGAGCAGACGCGCGAGGGTTTTGGAGTGTGGGTTTCAGTCTGACTGTGCCTCTCGGGACCGCAGACACACCCCTCGGTGATCGAAGTATATTTGAAATGGTCACAAAGCGCTTGGCAAAGTTCCCGGCATgtaggaggtgctcaataaacgaaGCCGCTATGACCACTACCGAATTAGCACTAACACTATTATGATCGTCTCCGCCACCGACCCCCCAGGAGGGTCCAAATTAGAGCTGGGAGCCGGGAATCGCGCGTTTGGGGAGTTTTGGGGAGGGGTGTGCTCCAGAAATCTGGGGTTCACCAGCCCCTGAAGGCTCCCATTCCTGGAGCTTTGCTACCCGTTTTGGTTACTAGATATGAAGGGCTGAGATGTGGAGGATCCAGAATCGAGGACAATAAAGGACTCTTCAAACCAGGACTTTGCCAACCCGCAGCCTCACATCTTGTCACTGTCTTCCTTTCCCTCAAAGACAAACAAGGTCACCTGTTTTCCTCACACGTTCACACCTGTAAGTCTTTGTTCACGGCCTCCTCCCTTTGCCTGGGTTaccttcccctttctctccacTCATCCTTCTAAGATTACATATATGCATTCTCTCTCAGGAACTCCTGAATTTCCCAGCCGGGCTCATCTCCTCTGAGCTCCCAACTACAGCCTTATTTTTGTGCTTCAACTTATCACCTTGTGTGGGACCCGCTGGTAGTCTGGGTTCTCTTGTTAGTCACTGACCTTCCCCTAGTACAGGGACAGCCCACGTAGCAAGGCCACAAGGAACGTTTGCCGAACTAAAAGGGGCTGGACAGGGCGGCGGGACTTGTCCTTTAGGGTTCCCCAGATTCCTGGAAAGTTGTACCCTAAATCGAACACAATCTATCCTGAtacctgggaggtctctggtcatTTTCTCCTTGTACGTTTGTGGGGGGAGAAGGCGAGGACCACTCCAGCTGGACCCCGCCCTGAGGTCGCCCACCCAAAAGCAGCCTTCCCCGCCGTACAGACAAAAGCACGCGGTCACACGGGGTGTCGGGCCAGGGTATTTTTTATCGCGGGAGGGGAGGAGCGGTCGCCCAGTTAGGCCGGCAGACTAGTCGCCCTTGGGCGCAGCTTTCACCCTCATCTCGGCCAGTTTGTGGGTGAGGAAGCCCCACTTGAAACCGGCTGCGGGATCGGCTTCCCGCGGCTCGGGGCGCTCGGTGGCCTCGTCCCCGGCTTCAGGGTCCTGATCCGGGGTGGGTTCCGCGCCGCGCAGCACGGACGCTGCCGccgcctgctgctgctgctgctgccacctgctGGCGAACGCGTCCCAGAACCCGGGCCCGCGCGTCCCCGCCgacgctgccgccgccgcctgaGAGGAGGGCTGCGCCGCCAGCGGGCTGCAGGAGAGAGGCGGGGTCAGGGGCTGGCCGAGAGGCCCCGGAGAGGACAAAGGACAGGAGGCGGGGTCAAGGGACCAGTAGTGGGGCCAGTGGGGCCCGGGAGActgggggcagggcctggaggcaaGGGGAGGGCTCAGAGGCACTGGGAAAGGGGCCTGGGGTGGGACAGGGTCAGGGGATTAGGTGAGGGGTCTGGGAAGAGGGGACCGGGATCAGGAtccctggggagagagctggggtcaggGGTTTAGGGTAGAGGAGAGGGGCGAGGCCAGAGGAGGGGAGCCAGAGGCGCGGGGTCTgggaaggtggaggaggaggagccctgAGAGAGGGACGGGCGGAAGGATGCGAAGAGACTGTGGGACCCGAAGGGGAACGTTAGatccggggagggggcggggtcaGATTCTGGGGGCGGTCGTTCAGGAACACGAGGGCAGAGCCCTGGGGAAAGAGACGGAGCGGGGACAGGGGTCTGGCTCTGGGATGTAGGAAAAGAGGGTCCAGAAAAATGAGCGACGCTGGGGAGAAGGATGGGTGCAGCGACCccgagggaaggagaaaggcctAAATCAAAGGCTTAGGGGAGAGGGGGACTATGGAGGTAGCAAGTAGTTGTGGGGGGAAGGGCAATCAAGGAGCAGTGATGAGGCTTGAGGTAGGGAGAGGGGATgcgggagggagaaaaggaaccctgggGCAGGAGAGATGGGTGGGTCAGGGGGACCCTGGGGAAGAAAGGAATAGGGGAATGCCAAAAGGGAAATGTGACTGGGCTGGAGGAAAGGGCAGAGATGGAGTGTGTGCCAGAATAGAGCTAGGAGGAAGACAAGGCCCCGGGTCTGACCCTCTACGCCCCCAGCATCAAAGACCTGCTAAGACAGTGGTTCCTAAACTATTGTCCTCAAGTCTTCAGGGAGCTCGCTGAAAATGTAGATACCAGGCCTCAGCCAacagctgaatcagaatctttgagGGAGGGTCTGGGAATTTGTGTTTGTCTCAAGTTCCCTGGGAGGATGAGGGTTTAGACCAATACTTGGGAACCACTGATCTGAACCACTCTCTGTTCCAAACACCTAAAACttctctcctgggttcccttattCTAGGGAGATGACCCCTCCCAcatggaaggggagagagagcccATAATACCTTTTAGCATCTCAATCCCAACAGCTGGTAAATTCCTCCTGAGATCTAACCTAATCTCCCAGATATGCTGATTGGGCCTCTTTCCTGctgaaagaaacagaagcagCCAGGGGCTGGCCCTCCCCAGTCCTCTGtagtcagaaagacaaacaaaccaGAAGGAAAGGACATAGAAGAAGGGGATCCCCAGGCCCATCCCAGaccccctcaacacacacacgtaCTGGTCAGCACAGGGCTCTGGTGGCAGCAGCTTGTCCTCGTCTTCTTTGTTAAACAGAGACGACATTGTCAGCCAGCCTTTCGCCCCAACCCCCTGAACCtgggagagaggggctgggagtCAAGGAGGGCCCCCAGCACCACCTCCCAGGACTCCACAGCAGCTTCTGCCAGGCTCCCCAGAGTTGGGGTGGAAGACGGGAGAACTCACCCGGCGGGCCAGCTGTGACATGGGATTGAAGGCCTCTTCAGCTGGTTCTGCCGCCTCAGATTCCACTAACGCTgggttctccttctgggacacaaGACCCCTACCCAGCATGAGAGAGGTCCCAGAGGAATAcgacctccctcccccactgctaGCCTGGTACACATAGACTTGGCACTCCAAACCCCAAGGAACAAGACGCACACCTAGGCCCCTGACACCCTCCAAAAATACACGCAGCTGTACCTCTACGCAAAGCTACCTGTCACACACATTTGCTGTACAGTCAATCCCTGCAGACACCTTTGAGCTCACATACCTGCCCACCCAcagacacatgcatacacactgcAAAACATGTGGACAAGGGCTTGCACGCCAATGTAGACACACACCTGTACAGGAGCGTGTCTCCACATGGCTACAGCTCTTCACCTGTATGTACACAGATATATGTGCTGTGAGGCACCTACACAAGGACACTTACACAATTATACCATTCACACCTGTGCACTTCCACAACTGAAGACAGCTGCATGGAGGCCCACTCACAGCACACAAAACCTCTCCACCCATCCACAGACACCAAGACACAGATGTTCACACACACCCAAACACACACGCCATACAAACATAGTACCTGCGAATGCCTGCATGCCTCTGTAGACTTCTGCCCCCAAAAAACACACCTGAAAATACCTGTAACCAGttcacacctgcacacacaccttAACTGGGGATTCCACATGGACGCCAATCCCAATACTGACCCACAGATACTTCTACACAGGGCCAGCCCTAGACACCAACCTGTGTAGACATACAC encodes:
- the FAM110D gene encoding protein FAM110D, giving the protein MQRSQEAPANCSQLLNYLPTSSGLWGTVLPSSAKMLLASPSTPSRGRTPSAVERLEADKAKYVKTHQVIARRQEPALRGGPGPLTPHPCNELGPPPSPRTPRPARRGSGRRLPRPDSLIFYRQKRDCKASVNKENAKGQGLVRRLFLGAPRDVASSSPGSTERPAAPGGWAAPQDAPEAAGKRALCPTCSLPLSEKERFFNYCGLERALVEVLGAERFSPQSWGADASPQPGMSPPPGSGDASDWTSSDGGTERRDRAEGGGSEAGGSARDGRPQVSVVERNARVIQWLYGCQRARGPPRESEV
- the C3H1orf232 gene encoding uncharacterized protein C1orf232 homolog encodes the protein MNQAFWKTYKSKVLQTLSGESEEDLAEEKENPALVESEAAEPAEEAFNPMSQLARRVQGVGAKGWLTMSSLFNKEDEDKLLPPEPCADHPLAAQPSSQAAAAASAGTRGPGFWDAFASRWQQQQQQAAAASVLRGAEPTPDQDPEAGDEATERPEPREADPAAGFKWGFLTHKLAEMRVKAAPKGD